The Bacillus zhangzhouensis region GATCACCTCTACAGTTTTGATAACAACTTATTATGACATGATCCGCCGGCAAAAAAAAGCAAAGTGCTCGTGTGATTTAATGCGAATTCACTGTTTTTTTCATGTGTAATTGAGAGGTAGTAAACAGTAAAATAGCCACCCAAATACAAAGAAACGTCACAATTTTAGCTGCGGATAAGTGTTCGTGATAGACAAACAGCCCTAAAAAAAGCGTAATTGTCGGTGCAATATATTGCAAAATGCCCACTTGATAAAGAGGAATTCTTTTTGCGCCTTCTGAGAATAAAAGAAGTGGCACAGCTGTAAAAATTCCTGCAAAAAATAAGAGACCGAGCGACCCGAAACTGTTAGGATTCATAGTCACCACTGGTTCTTTTAAGAAAAATAATAAGTACACAAGTGCAGCCGGTGCGAGAAGCAGCGTTTCAATCGTCAAACCAATCGCGCTCGTGAAGCTCATCCTTTTTTTAATCAAACCATAAAAACCGAAGCTGAGGGCTAAAAGGAAAGCAACGACAGGAAATGACCCGTATTGAACTGATGAAAGGATCACTCCAAATGCAGCAATGAAGATTGCAATGGTTTGCCATTTATTTAGTCGTTCTTTTAAGAAAATAATACCTAATAGAACGGATACAAGCGGATTAATATAGTACCCTAAACTTGCTTCTAGCATAAGACCATGATTGACTGCCCAAATGTATACATACCAGTTGACCGAAATTAAAATAGCAGATAAAAGTAATGAAAAAAATGCTTTACCATCCAGTATGAGCCCCTTCACTGTCTGCATCGCTGGACGGACTTGTTTTAAATACAAAAGAAGACCGCACATAAACACAAATGACCATACAATTCTGTGCGCTAAAATTTCGCCTGACGAAATATGCTCCATCAGCTTCCAATATAACGGGAATAAACCCCAGAGTGTAAAAGATGCCGCTGTGTAGAGAACACCTTTTGAATGCTGTTCGTTCAATGTAACCATCCCTTTCTAAATCTAACGTATATTATAGCACGCACGCAGGCGAATGGGCATATACTAATTCAGGGCATTTAGAAAGGATGATTCGCATGTTCGACTGGAACCGATTATTCCCTTTTCAAAAGCAGTTCTCAAAAGAAGCCTTAAAGAATACAGACCCTAAAGACGTTGAACAGTATGTCAATCAAGTCATGGAAAGTGTATTCGGCTCGAATTATCCAGCTCAGTTCCCATTTCAGGATCCCCTTTCTCAAAATCAAAAAACGAGAGAAACAGACGTCCAAAAAAAAGAAAAAGAACCTGAAGTCGAAGTGTTTGAGACGACTGATCATGTGTTTGTCAAAATTGAACTTGCTCGTCCGAACACAGAAAAAGTCAAAATCAAACATACAGCCAATCTGCTGTTTATTGATCATTTTCCTGAAGAAGGGACGCAGAAGAAAGTCGTCCTCCCTGCTGCTGTGAAACGAAAAGGCACGAAAGCGTCGTATCAAGATGGTATTTTGGAAATTATGTTTTTAAAGCATGATGATCCAGGAATTTCTGAAATTGATATTCCATTATAAAAAGCCTGCTTTGAAATGGAAGCAGGTAGACTAACCTAGTCAAATGGGACATAAAAAAACACCCTTCAAGTGATACACTTAAACGAAGTGATAATTTGGAGGGTATTTTTTATGAAAAAAAACAGATATTCAGCTGAAATAAAATGGGCGGTTGTGAAAGATAAATTAAGCGGGCAGTTTACCAATCAACAAATTATGGATAAATATCATATAAAGAATGTATCTCAGATTAAAACATGGATGAAGTGGTATCGAGAAAATCAGTTACATCGATTCGATCAGCCAATTGGAAAACAATATAGCTTCGGGCATGGACCTGACAATGTATCCAAAGAGGAAAAAGTAAATAGGCAGATTGAACACCTTAAGATGGAGAATGAAATTCTAAAAAAGTATTTGGAGATCGTAGAGGAGTTGAAAAAAGAGTAGCCTTGAATTTGGTCGAGAAATTACGGAAGAACTATACAGTAACATCTGTCCTAAGTATTTTGCAGATCGCCAGATCGACCTATTATCGCTGGGTATCCGAAGGAATACGTGAAAAATCACAAGTGGAGAAGGCTGTTATTTCCTTATGTACCGAAACGTCGTTCCGGTACGGCCACCGTAAGATCCGAAAGCTACTTCAGCGCCAATATGATATCAAACGAAACCGAAATACTGTACAGCGCATCATGCAAAAACACCATCTTCAATGTCGTGTGAAGCGTAAAAGGAAATGGAAATCACAAGGGGAATCTGTCATCATTGCCCCAAATAGATTAAATCGGAACTTCACCGCAATACACCCGAATTTAAAATGGGTAACCGATATTACTTATATTCAGTATGGACCGAGAACGCTCTACCTTTCGACCATGATGGATTTATACAACAACGAAGTTGTTGCCTATACCCTAGATGATCACCAACAGACATCACTCATATTGGACACATTGAGGGCAGCTTTAGAGAAAAGGAATTCACCTAAAGGTGTACTTGTGCATTCAGATCAAGGAAGTGTATACAGTTCGTATGCATATCAAAAAGAGCTAGGGGTAAGGAACCTCACAAGCAGTATGTCTAGACGAGGCAACTGTTGGGATAACGCAGTGATTGAATCATTCCATTCTAGCTTAAAATCAGAGGAATTTATGTTTACAAAGTTCAATTCTATATCAGAAAAAGATGTCAGACAACGAATCGACCATTACATCAAGTATTATAATGAAGAGCGTATTCAAGAAAAATTAGGCTACCACGCACCAAAAACATTTAGTAGCATGTCAGCCTAATAAGGGTGTTTTATTCGTGTCTCATTCTCCTATGTCAGTCTAAGGCTTACTCTTTTTTCTTAATAATATGGTGGATATCCGCCGCCATAAGGTGGTGGAACAGGCGGTGGTGGTGGCGGCGGGTAATATGGACGGGGATAATTAAAAATCGCACTTCCTAGAAATCCGCCAAGCAGTCCGCCGACTAAAGGAGCGCCAAAACCAAAAAACAAAGGGACTCTGGATTCATATGGCGGAATGCCAGGGGCGCCGCCTCGAAAATACGGAGTATGAGGG contains the following coding sequences:
- a CDS encoding IS3 family transposase (programmed frameshift), whose protein sequence is MKKNRYSAEIKWAVVKDKLSGQFTNQQIMDKYHIKNVSQIKTWMKWYRENQLHRFDQPIGKQYSFGHGPDNVSKEEKVNRQIEHLKMENEILKKVFGDRRGVEKRVALNLVEKLRKNYTVTSVLSILQIARSTYYRWVSEGIREKSQVEKAVISLCTETSFRYGHRKIRKLLQRQYDIKRNRNTVQRIMQKHHLQCRVKRKRKWKSQGESVIIAPNRLNRNFTAIHPNLKWVTDITYIQYGPRTLYLSTMMDLYNNEVVAYTLDDHQQTSLILDTLRAALEKRNSPKGVLVHSDQGSVYSSYAYQKELGVRNLTSSMSRRGNCWDNAVIESFHSSLKSEEFMFTKFNSISEKDVRQRIDHYIKYYNEERIQEKLGYHAPKTFSSMSA
- a CDS encoding spore gernimation protein GerT, translated to MFDWNRLFPFQKQFSKEALKNTDPKDVEQYVNQVMESVFGSNYPAQFPFQDPLSQNQKTRETDVQKKEKEPEVEVFETTDHVFVKIELARPNTEKVKIKHTANLLFIDHFPEEGTQKKVVLPAAVKRKGTKASYQDGILEIMFLKHDDPGISEIDIPL
- the rarD gene encoding EamA family transporter RarD, which codes for MVTLNEQHSKGVLYTAASFTLWGLFPLYWKLMEHISSGEILAHRIVWSFVFMCGLLLYLKQVRPAMQTVKGLILDGKAFFSLLLSAILISVNWYVYIWAVNHGLMLEASLGYYINPLVSVLLGIIFLKERLNKWQTIAIFIAAFGVILSSVQYGSFPVVAFLLALSFGFYGLIKKRMSFTSAIGLTIETLLLAPAALVYLLFFLKEPVVTMNPNSFGSLGLLFFAGIFTAVPLLLFSEGAKRIPLYQVGILQYIAPTITLFLGLFVYHEHLSAAKIVTFLCIWVAILLFTTSQLHMKKTVNSH